A region of Arabidopsis thaliana chromosome 5, partial sequence DNA encodes the following proteins:
- a CDS encoding Malectin/receptor-like protein kinase family protein (Malectin/receptor-like protein kinase family protein; FUNCTIONS IN: kinase activity; INVOLVED IN: protein amino acid phosphorylation; LOCATED IN: endomembrane system; CONTAINS InterPro DOMAIN/s: Protein kinase, ATP binding site (InterPro:IPR017441), Malectin/receptor-like protein kinase (InterPro:IPR021720), Protein kinase, catalytic domain (InterPro:IPR000719), Serine-threonine/tyrosine-protein kinase (InterPro:IPR001245), Protein kinase-like domain (InterPro:IPR011009), Serine/threonine-protein kinase, active site (InterPro:IPR008271); BEST Arabidopsis thaliana protein match is: Malectin/receptor-like protein kinase family protein (TAIR:AT5G39000.1); Has 116479 Blast hits to 115116 proteins in 4449 species: Archae - 93; Bacteria - 13074; Metazoa - 43265; Fungi - 9919; Plants - 32974; Viruses - 372; Other Eukaryotes - 16782 (source: NCBI BLink).): MICHVLVIFTILVSAVVDATASYEPTDVFLINCGDTSNNMDYSGRNWTTENPKFMSSNAVDDASFTSSASYQESGIPQVPYLKARIFRYDFTYSFPVSPGWKFLRLYFYPTRYGSDFDAVKSFFSVNVNRFTLLHNFSVKASIPESSSLIKEFIVPVNQTLDLTFTPSPNSLAFVNGIEIISMPDRFYSKGGFDDVVRNVGRDVDFEIDNSTAFETVYRVNVGGKVVGDVGDSGMFRRWLSDEGFLLGINSGAIPNITGVKINYTDKTPAYVAPEDVYTTCRLMGNKDSPELNLNFNLTWLFEVDAGFAYIVRLHFCETQPEVNKTGDRVFSIFFGYQLAMREMDVFRLSGGFRLPMYLDFKVLVDADGTSQRPSLRVDLTPYKEDYPTYYDAILSGVEILKLSNSDGNLAGLNPIPQLSPPPQSITPLKGKGKSSHVLPIIIAVVGSAVALAFFVLVVVLVVMKRKKKSNESSVDTTNKPSTNSSWGPLLHGTGSTNTKSASSLPSDLCRRFSIYEIKSATNDFEEKLIIGVGGFGSVYKGRIDGGATLVAVKRLEITSNQGAKEFDTELEMLSKLRHVHLVSLIGYCDDDNEMVLVYEYMPHGTLKDHLFRRDKASDPPLSWKRRLEICIGAARGLQYLHTGAKYTIIHRDIKTTNILLDENFVAKVSDFGLSRVGPTSASQTHVSTVVKGTFGYLDPEYYRRQILTEKSDVYSFGVVLLEVLCCRPIRMQSVPPEQADLIRWVKSNFNKRTVDQIIDSDLTADITSTSMEKFCEIAIRCVQDRGMERPPMNDVVWALEFALQLHETAKKKNDNVESLDLMPSGEVGTTTDGEDDLFSRTTGHVGKSTTTDDSVLVVGDERSGSSWGVFSEINEPKAR; encoded by the coding sequence ATGATCTGTCACGTTTTAGTAATTTTCACTATTCTCGTTTCCGCCGTCGTCGACGCAACGGCGTCGTATGAGCCCACTGATGTCTTTCTCATCAATTGCGGCGATACCTCCAACAACATGGACTACAGTGGCCGGAACTGGACGACGGAGAATCCGAAATTTATGTCATCGAATGCAGTTGACGACGCGTCGTTCACTTCATCTGCGTCATACCAAGAATCAGGGATTCCTCAAGTGCCGTACTTGAAAGCTAGGATTTTCCGATATGATTTCACTTACAGTTTTCCAGTCTCTCCCGGCTGGAAATTCCTCCGGTTATACTTTTATCCGACCCGTTACGGATCCGATTTCGACGCCGTTAAATCCTTCTTCTCCGTCAACGTCAACCGTTTCACTCTCTTGCATAACTTCAGTGTAAAAGCTTCCATACCGGAGTCAAGTTCTCTAATCAAAGAGTTTATCGTTCCGGTTAACCAAACTCTTGATCTCACGTTCACGCCCTCTCCGAATTCATTAGCTTTCGTTAACGGAATCGAGATTATCTCCATGCCTGACCGGTTTTACTCAAAGGGAGGATTTGACGACGTTGTAAGAAACGTTGGTAGGGACGTTGACTTCGAGATAGACAACTCCACGGCTTTCGAGACCGTTTATCGGGTAAACGTAGGTGGAAAAGTGGTGGGCGACGTCGGAGATTCGGGAATGTTCCGGCGTTGGCTTTCCGATGAAGGTTTCTTACTCGGTATTAATTCGGGAGCCATTCCGAATATAACAGGTGTAAAGATCAACTACACGGATAAAACTCCCGCGTACGTTGCGCCGGAAGATGTATACACGACGTGTCGCCTGATGGGGAACAAAGACAGTCCTGAGCTAAACCTGAATTTCAACCTGACGTGGCTCTTTGAAGTCGATGCCGGGTTTGCCTATATAGTGAGGCTTCATTTCTGTGAGACGCAACCGGAAGTCAACAAAACGGGTGACCGcgtcttctccatcttcttcggATATCAACTGGCCATGCGTGAAATGGACGTGTTTCGGCTGAGTGGTGGTTTTCGGCTACCGATGTATCTAGATTTCAAGGTACTTGTCGACGCCGACGGAACTAGCCAGAGACCTAGTCTTCGAGTTGACTTGACACCTTACAAAGAGGACTATCCAACCTATTACGACGCTATTTTGAGTGGTGTAGAGATTCTCAAGCTGAGTAATTCTGATGGTAATCTTGCGGGGCTTAATCCAATTCCTCAACTAAGTCCACCACCACAATCTATAACGCCACTAAAAGGAAAAGGCAAGTCATCACATGTTTTGCCAATAATAATTGCAGTGGTTGGTTCTGCAGTTGCGCTAgcgttttttgttcttgttgttgtccTCGTTGttatgaagagaaagaagaagagcaacGAGTCTAGTGTAGATACCACGAACAAGCCTTCTACGAACTCGTCATGGGGTCCTCTTCTGCACGGGACAGGCtctacaaatacaaaatctGCCTCATCTCTTCCATCAGATCTCTGCCGTCGATTCTCCATCTACGAAATCAAATCCGCCACAAATGATTTCGAGGAAAAACTAATCATAGGAGTAGGCGGGTTTGGTTCTGTCTACAAAGGACGAATAGACGGTGGAGCCACACTTGTTGCGGTTAAACGGCTGGAAATTACATCGAACCAAGGTGCTAAAGAGTTCGATACAGAGCTCGAGATGCTTTCAAAGCTTCGACATGTACACCTCGTCTCTCTAATCGGATATTGCGATGACGACAACGAGATGGTACTTGTCTATGAGTATATGCCACATGGTACACTTAAAGATCATCTTTTCAGGAGAGACAAGGCCTCTGATCCTCCATTGTCATGGAAACGAAGGCTAGAGATTTGCATTGGAGCAGCTCGTGGATTACAGTATCTTCATACTGGAGCCAAGTACACGATCATACATAGAGACATCAAAACCACAAACATACTTCTCGATGAGAACTTCGTCGCTAaagtatctgactttggtTTATCAAGAGTTGGTCCTACTAGTGCTTCTCAAACGCATGTCTCCACCGTCGTTAAAGGAACGTTTGGTTACTTGGATCCCGAGTACTATCGCCGTCAAATCTTGACCGAAAAATCCGACGTGTACTCTTTTGGAGTTGTTCTGTTGGAGGTTTTGTGCTGTAGACCGATCAGAATGCAAAGTGTTCCACCGGAACAAGCAGATTTGATCCGATGGGTGAAGTCAAATTTCAATAAAAGAACCGTTGATCAGATCATTGACTCAGATTTAACCGCTGATATCACTTCGACCTCGATGGAGAAGTTTTGTGAGATAGCCATTAGATGTGTTCAAGACCGTGGTATGGAACGGCCACCGATGAACGACGTTGTTTGGGCGCTTGAGTTTGCTCTTCAGCTTCACGAGACtgctaagaagaagaatgacaACGTGGAGTCTCTGGATCTAATGCCAAGTGGTGAAGTTGGTACGACCACGGACGGAGAAGATGACTTGTTTAGTAGGACTACAGGACACGTTGGGAAATCGACCACGACCGATGACTCTGTTCTAGTTGTTGGTGATGAGAGGAGTGGTTCGAGTTGGGGAGTATTTTCGGAGATCAATGAACCTAAAGCACGGTAG
- a CDS encoding uncharacterized protein (unknown protein; Has 30201 Blast hits to 17322 proteins in 780 species: Archae - 12; Bacteria - 1396; Metazoa - 17338; Fungi - 3422; Plants - 5037; Viruses - 0; Other Eukaryotes - 2996 (source: NCBI BLink).): MNRVVKMIEGSVDAPSIVRIIRFNIKLIKFC, encoded by the coding sequence ATGAACAGAGTCGTCAAGATGATTGAAGGAAGTGTCGATGCTCCTTCAATCGTGAGAATTATACGTTTCAAcattaaacttataaaattttgttaa
- a CDS encoding Malectin/receptor-like protein kinase family protein (Malectin/receptor-like protein kinase family protein; FUNCTIONS IN: kinase activity; INVOLVED IN: protein amino acid phosphorylation; LOCATED IN: endomembrane system; CONTAINS InterPro DOMAIN/s: Protein kinase, ATP binding site (InterPro:IPR017441), Malectin/receptor-like protein kinase (InterPro:IPR021720), Protein kinase, catalytic domain (InterPro:IPR000719), Serine-threonine/tyrosine-protein kinase (InterPro:IPR001245), Protein kinase-like domain (InterPro:IPR011009), Serine/threonine-protein kinase, active site (InterPro:IPR008271); BEST Arabidopsis thaliana protein match is: Malectin/receptor-like protein kinase family protein (TAIR:AT5G38990.1); Has 116422 Blast hits to 114937 proteins in 4415 species: Archae - 91; Bacteria - 12945; Metazoa - 43415; Fungi - 9851; Plants - 32921; Viruses - 374; Other Eukaryotes - 16825 (source: NCBI BLink).) yields MIRHALLIFSILVSTPIVGEGATSTYEPTDVFLFNCGDTSNNVDVSGRNWTAENQKILSSNLVNASFTAQASYQESGVSQIPYMTARIFRSEFTYSFPVTPGSNFLRLYFYPTRYGSQFNAVKSFFSVKVNGFTLLNNFSADLTVKASKPQTEFIIKEFIIPVYQTLNLTFTPSLDSLAFVNGIEIVSIPNRFYSKGGFDDVITNVGSSVDFHIENSTAFETVYRLNVGGKTVGDSGMFRRWVSDDEIILSESSGISPIVPDIKINYTEKTPSYVAPDDVYATSRSMGNADHPEQNLNFNLTWLFTVDAGFSYLVRLHFCETLSEVNKEGQRVFSIFIENQTATLEMDVFRMSGGSWIPMYLDYTVIAGSGSGRRHDLRLDLHPLVSINPKYYDAILNGVEILKMNDPDGNLAGPNPDPLVSPDLIPNRATPRIRKNKSHILPITLAVVGSLVVLAMFVVGVLVIMKKKKKSKPSTNSSWCPLPHGTDSTNTKPAKSLPADLCRRFSIFEIKSATNDFEDKLIIGVGGFGSVYKGQIDGGATLVAVKRLEITSNQGAKEFETELEMLSKLRHVHLVSLIGYCDEDNEMVLVYEYMPHGTLKDHLFRRDKTSDPPLSWKRRLEICIGAARGLQYLHTGAKYTIIHRDIKTTNILLDENFVTKVSDFGLSRVGPTSASQTHVSTVVKGTFGYLDPEYYRRQVLTEKSDVYSFGVVLLEVLCCRPIRMQSVPPEQADLIRWVKSNYRRGTVDQIIDSDLSADITSTSLEKFCEIAVRCVQDRGMERPPMNDVVWALEFALQLHETAKKKNDNVESLDLMPSGEVGTTTDGEDDLFSRTTGHVGKSTTTDDSVLVVGDERSGSSWGVFSEINEPKAR; encoded by the coding sequence ATGATCCGTCACGCTTTGTTAATATTCTCTATTCTCGTTTCCACCCCCATAGTAGGAGAAGGAGCAACGTCGACGTATGAACCCACCGATGTCTTTCTCTTCAACTGCGGCGACACTTCAAACAACGTCGACGTTAGTGGCCGAAACTGGACGGCggaaaatcagaaaattctATCGTCAAATTTAGTCAACGCTTCGTTCACTGCACAAGCGTCATACCAAGAATCAGGAGTTTCTCAGATTCCGTACATGACAGCTCGAATATTCCGATCTGAGTTCACCTACAGTTTTCCAGTCACTCCCGGTTCAAATTTTCTCCGGTTATACTTTTACCCGACCCGATACGGTTCCCAATTCAACGCCGTCAAATCCTTCTTCTCCGTCAAAGTCAACGGCTTCACTCTCTTGAACAACTTCAGCGCTGACTTAACGGTAAAAGCATCTAAACCGCAAACGGAGTTTATAATCAAAGAGTTTATTATTCCGGTTTACCAAACGTTGAATCTCACTTTCACGCCGTCTTTAGATTCCTTAGCTTTCGTTAACGGAATCGAGATTGTCTCCATACCTAACCGGTTTTACTCAAAGGGAGGATTTGACGACGTTATAACTAACGTTGGTAGTTCCGTTGACTTTCACATAGAAAATTCAACGGCTTTTGAGACAGTTTACCGGTTAAACGTAGGGGGAAAAACGGTTGGAGATTCGGGAATGTTCCGACGATGGGTCTCTGATGATGAGATCATACTCAGTGAAAGTTCAGGAATCTCTCCGATCGTACCAGATATAAAGATTAACTACACGGAGAAAACTCCGTCGTACGTTGCGCCGGATGACGTGTACGCCACGTCTCGCTCAATGGGAAACGCGGATCACCCTGAGCAAAACCTAAATTTTAACCTGACTTGGTTATTCACCGTTGATGCTGGGTTTAGCTACCTTGTGAGGCTTCATTTCTGTGAGACTTTGTCAGAAGTGAACAAAGAGGGTCAACGCGTCTTCTCTATCTTTATTGAAAATCAAACGGCTACGCTTGAGATGGACGTGTTTCGGATGAGTGGTGGTTCTTGGATTCCGATGTATCTGGATTATACTGTGATTGCGGGTTCGGGAAGTGGTCGGAGACATGATCTAAGGCTTGATTTGCATCCTTTGGTGAGCATTAATCCGAAATATTATGATGCTATTCTGAATGGTGTGGAGATTCTCAAGATGAATGATCCCGATGGTAATCTTGCAGGACCTAATCCAGATCCTCTAGTATCACCAGACTTAATACCAAACCGTGCAACGCCGCGGATTCGAAAAAATAAGTCACATATTTTGCCGATCACACTTGCAGTGGTTGGTTCTTTAGTTGTGCTAGCAATGTTTGTTGTTGGTGTTCTTGTtatcatgaagaagaagaagaagagcaagcCATCTACAAACTCGTCATGGTGTCCTCTTCCGCACGGGACAGATTCTACGAATACAAAACCAGCGAAATCTCTGCCCGCGGATCTCTGTCGTCGATTCTCCATTTTCGAAATCAAATCCGCCACAAATGATTTCGAGGACAAGCTAATCATCGGAGTAGGCGGGTTTGGTTCTGTCTACAAAGGACAAATAGACGGTGGAGCCACACTTGTTGCGGTTAAACGGCTGGAAATTACATCGAACCAAGGTGCTAAAGAGTTCGAAACAGAGCTCGAGATGCTCTCAAAGCTTCGACATGTACATCTCGTCTCTCTAATCGGCTACTGCGACGAGGACAACGAGATGGTACTAGTCTATGAGTATATGCCACATGGTACACTTAAAGATCATCTTTTCAGGAGGGACAAAACCTCTGATCCTCCATTGTCATGGAAACGAAGGCTAGAGATTTGCATTGGAGCAGCTCGTGGATTACAGTATCTTCATACTGGAGCCAAGTACACGATCATACATAGAGACATCAAAACCACAAACATACTTCTCGATGAGAACTTCGTCACTAaagtatctgactttggtTTATCAAGAGTTGGTCCTACTAGTGCTTCTCAAACGCATGTCTCCACCGTCGTTAAAGGAACGTTTGGTTACTTGGACCCCGAGTACTATCGCCGTCAAGTCTTGACCGAAAAATCTGACGTGTACTCCTTTGGAGTTGTTCTGTTGGAGGTTTTGTGTTGTAGACCGATTAGAATGCAAAGTGTTCCACCGGAACAAGCAGATTTGATCCGATGGGTGAAGTCAAATTACAGAAGAGGAACCGTTGATCAGATCATTGACTCAGATTTATCGGCTGATATCACTTCGACATCGTTGGAAAAGTTTTGTGAGATAGCCGTTAGATGCGTTCAGGACCGTGGTATGGAACGGCCACCGATGAACGACGTTGTTTGGGCGCTTGAGTTTGCTCTTCAGCTTCACGAGACtgctaagaagaagaatgacaACGTGGAGTCTCTGGATCTAATGCCAAGTGGTGAGGTTGGTACGACCACGGACGGAGAAGATGACTTGTTTAGTAGGACTACAGGACACGTGGGGAAATCGACCACGACCGATGACTCTGTTCTAGTTGTTGGTGATGAGAGGAGTGGTTCGAGTTGGGGAGTATTTTCGGAGATCAATGAACCTAAAGCACGGTAG
- a CDS encoding uncharacterized protein (unknown protein; BEST Arabidopsis thaliana protein match is: unknown protein (TAIR:AT2G39782.1); Has 12 Blast hits to 12 proteins in 3 species: Archae - 0; Bacteria - 0; Metazoa - 0; Fungi - 0; Plants - 12; Viruses - 0; Other Eukaryotes - 0 (source: NCBI BLink).) encodes MINLEKEAKEKQILIRDGKRKIVHHVNTTLLVKIYEASAIDDRHLFLKPYYGPPNYYFIKAWLDDTKEYGTYVVKDSFKVNQPPLKIPLNFPAQYLYVELLKGMSYRDPGTSNRTVVMGRAKIRLSPLMTSYKERPISGGIDLVGLNSDQCVVKKGYLTYAMKLHRSAD; translated from the coding sequence ATGATAAACTTGGAGAAAGAAGCCAAAGAGAAGCAGATCTTGATTCGTGacggaaaaagaaaaatcgttCATCACGTAAATACAACGCTACTCGTGAAGATTTATGAAGCATCCGCAATCGATGACAGACATCTTTTTCTGAAACCTTACTATGGCCCACCTAACTACTATTTCATCAAGGCATGGTTAGACGACACCAAAGAATACGGAACATATGTGGTAAAAGACTCTTTTAAGGTTAATCAACCACCACTGAAGATTCCTTTAAATTTTCCTGCACAATATCTTTACGTAGAATTGCTTAAAGGAATGTCGTATAGAGATCCTGGAACATCCAACAGAACTGTTGTGATGGGTCGTGCAAAGATTCGATTGTCTCCTCTGATGACCAGCTATAAGGAGAGACCGATCTCCGGTGGCATCGATCTCGTCGGTTTGAATAGTGATCAATGTGTCGTGAAAAAGGGTTACCTAACATATGCTATGAAACTTCATAGGTCTGCGGATTAA
- a CDS encoding Malectin/receptor-like protein kinase family protein (Malectin/receptor-like protein kinase family protein; FUNCTIONS IN: protein serine/threonine kinase activity, protein kinase activity, kinase activity, ATP binding; INVOLVED IN: protein amino acid phosphorylation; LOCATED IN: endomembrane system; EXPRESSED IN: 14 plant structures; EXPRESSED DURING: 9 growth stages; CONTAINS InterPro DOMAIN/s: Protein kinase, ATP binding site (InterPro:IPR017441), Malectin/receptor-like protein kinase (InterPro:IPR021720), Protein kinase, catalytic domain (InterPro:IPR000719), Serine-threonine/tyrosine-protein kinase (InterPro:IPR001245), Protein kinase-like domain (InterPro:IPR011009), Serine/threonine-protein kinase, active site (InterPro:IPR008271); BEST Arabidopsis thaliana protein match is: Protein kinase superfamily protein (TAIR:AT5G39030.1); Has 113939 Blast hits to 112470 proteins in 4297 species: Archae - 118; Bacteria - 12172; Metazoa - 42643; Fungi - 9539; Plants - 32560; Viruses - 275; Other Eukaryotes - 16632 (source: NCBI BLink).): protein MNCNVLFLLSVLVSVTAGVTAAYHPTDVFLFNCGDTSNNVDNSGRNWTVESRQILSSNLVNASFTSEASYQKAGVSRIPYMKARIFRSEFTYSFPVTPGSIFLRLYFYPTQYKSGFDAVNSFFSVKVNGFTLLRNFNADSTVQASIPLSNSLIKEFIIPVHQTLNLTFTPSKNLLAFVNGIEIVSMPDRFYSKGGFDNVLRNVSSDVDFQIDNSTAFESVHRLNVGGQIVNEVDDSGMFRRWLSDDSFGNSGSIVNVPGVKINYTEKTPAYVAPYDVYATSRLMGNSSNLMFNLTGMFLTVDAGYNYLVRLHFCETLPQVTKAGQRVFSIFVEDKMAKKETDVIRLSGGPRIPMYLDFSVYVGFESGMIQPELRLDLVPLKDTNQTYYDAILSGVEILKLNDSDGNLARPNPELLVSTDSTPDDSNVTPPIKGKPHVLVIILIVVGSVIGLATFIVIIMLLIRQMKRKKNKKENSVIMFKLLLKQYIYAELKKITKSFSHTVGKGGFGTVYRGNLSNGRTVAVKVLKDLKGNGDDFINEVTSMSQTSHVNIVSLLGFCYEGSKRAIISEFLEHGSLDQFISRNKSLTPNVTTLYGIALGIARGLEYLHYGCKTRIVHFDIKPQNILLDDNFCPKVADFGLAKLCEKRESILSLIDTRGTIGYIAPEVVSRMYGGISHKSDVYSYGMLVLDMIGARNKVETTTCNGSTAYFPDWIYKDLENGDQTWIIGDEINEEDNKIVKKMILVSLWCIRPCPSDRPPMNKVVEMIEGSLDALELPPKPSRHISTELVLESSSLSDGQEAEKQTQTLDSTII, encoded by the coding sequence ATGAACTGTAacgttttgtttcttctctctgttctcGTCTCTGTTACGGCTGGAGTTACGGCGGCGTACCATCCTACCGATGTCTTTCTCTTCAACTGCGGCGATACTTCCAACAACGTCGACAACAGTGGCCGGAACTGGACGGTGGAAAGTCGTCAAATTCTGTCGTCGAATTTAGTCAACGCTTCATTCACTTCAGAAGCGTCATACCAAAAAGCAGGGGTCTCTCGGATTCCGTACATGAAAGCTCGAATATTCCGATCTGAGTTCACCTACAGTTTCCCAGTCACTCCCGGTTCGATATTTCTCCGGTTATACTTTTACCCGACTCAGTACAAATCCGGTTTTGACGCGGTTAACTCCTTCTTCTCCGTCAAAGTCAACGGTTTCACTCTCTTGCGAAACTTCAACGCTGACTCAACGGTACAAGCTTCAATACCGTTGTCAAATTCTCTAATCAAAGAGTTTATCATTCCGGTTCACCAGACTCTGAATCTCACCTTCACTCCCTCCAAGAATTTGTTAGCTTTCGTTAACGGAATCGAAATCGTCTCCATGCCTGACCGGTTTTACTCAAAGGGAGGATTTGACAACGTTTTAAGAAACGTTAGTAGCGACGTTGACTTCCAGATAGACAACTCGACGGCTTTCGAGTCCGTTCACCGGTTAAACGTCGGCGGACAAATAGTCAACGAGGTCGACGATTCAGGAATGTTCCGGCGGTGGCTTTCTGATGATTCTTTTGGAAACTCTGGATCCATTGTGAATGTTCCGGGTGTAAAGATCAACTACACGGAGAAGACTCCGGCGTATGTTGCGCCGTATGATGTGTATGCTACTAGTCGCTTAATGGGGAACTCCAGCAACTTGATGTTCAATCTAACGGGTATGTTCCTCACAGTTGATGCTGGGTATAACTACCTTGTGAGGCTACATTTCTGTGAGACTCTTCCACAAGTTACCAAAGCAGGCCAACGTGTCTTCTCCATATTCGTCGAAGATAAGATGGCTAAGAAAGAGACGGACGTGATTCGGTTGAGCGGTGGTCCTCGGATTCCAATGTATTTAGATTTCAGTGTGTATGTTGGTTTCGAAAGTGGGATGATACAACCTGAGCTACGACTTGACTTGGTTCCTCTCAAGGACACTAATCAAACGTATTACGACGCTATTCTGAGTGGTGTGGAGATTCTCAAGCTGAATGATTCTGATGGTAATCTTGCAAGACCAAATCCAGAACTTCTAGTATCTACGGACTCAACACCAGATGATTCTAATGTTACACCACCAATAAAAGGTAAGCCACATGTTTTGGTGATAATCCTCATAGTCGTTGGTTCTGTAATTGGGCTAGCGACTTTCATTGTTATCATCATGTTGTTGATCCGtcagatgaagaggaagaagaataaaaaggaGAATAGTGTCATTATGTTCAAGTTACTACTGAAACAGTACATTTATGCAGAATTGAAGAAGATTACAAAGTCGTTTTCCCACACTGTTGGGAAAGGAGGGTTTGGAACTGTATATAGAGGAAACCTTTCTAATGGACGTACGGTTGCAGTAAAGGTCTTGAAGGATTTGAAGGGAAACGGTGACGATTTCATCAACGAAGTCACCAGCATGAGCCAAACATCTCATGTAAACATTGTTTCTCTGCTAGGTTTTTGCTATGAAGGGTCCAAAAGAGCGATTATATCAGAGTTTCTGGAGCATGGGTCTTTGGATCAGTTCATCTCTAGAAATAAATCATTGACTCCGAACGTGACAACACTATATGGAATCGCGCTAGGCATCGCTCGGGGATTGGAGTATTTGCACTATGGCTGCAAAACAAGAATTGTGCATTTCGATATTAAACCTCAAAATATTCTGCTCGATGACAATTTTTGTCCTAAAGTCGCCGACTTTGGCCTTGCTAAGCTTtgtgagaaaagagaaagcatTTTGTCATTAATAGACACAAGAGGAACTATAGGTTACATTGCACCAGAGGTGGTCTCAAGAATGTACGGTGGAATCTCCCATAAATCTGATGTGTATAGCTATGGAATGTTGGTCCTCGACATGATAGGAGCAAGAAATAAAGTTGAAACCACAACTTGCAATGGTAGTACAGCCTATTTTCCTGATTGGATCTATAAAGATCTTGAAAATGGAGATCAAACGTGGATAATTGGAGATGAAATAAATGAAGAGGACAACAAgattgtgaagaagatgatattgGTGAGTCTTTGGTGTATTCGACCATGCCCATCAGATCGTCCACCGATGAACAAAGTTGTCGAGATGATAGAGGGCAGTTTGGATGCTCTTGAACTCCCCCCTAAGCCTTCTAGGCATATTTCCACCGAGTTagttcttgaatcttcttcgCTTTCTGATGGCCAAGAAGCTgaaaaacaaactcaaacCTTAGATTCTACAATTATTTAG